From Amia ocellicauda isolate fAmiCal2 chromosome 12, fAmiCal2.hap1, whole genome shotgun sequence, a single genomic window includes:
- the LOC136764109 gene encoding cytosolic phospholipase A2 gamma-like, with amino-acid sequence MPTVMHFPLFNKANCGDAEEIKEMWNLYSTARRSYSKKEIQDLLEFSKSNVRRNGDQVIAEMQKAVEAVLKKQQE; translated from the exons ATGCCCACTGTGATGCACTTCCCTCTCTTCAACAAGGCCAACTGTGGAG ATGCAGAAGAGATTAAGGAAATGTGGAACCTTTACAGTACAGCTAGAAGATCCTACAGCAAGAAGGAGATACAAGATCTCTTAGAATTTTCCAAGAGCAACGTCCGCAGAAATGGAGACCAGGTCATCGCCGAGATGCAGAAGGCTGTGGAGGCCGTACTGAAGAAGCAGcaggaataa